The Achromobacter pestifer genome includes a region encoding these proteins:
- a CDS encoding SDR family NAD(P)-dependent oxidoreductase — protein sequence MLEGKVVVVTGAANGIGRAAAVALAAQGARVVVNDLNVSLDGTSASQSTAAQVVEEIRAAGGEAIANGDSVAEYASAQRIIEAAADAYGRVDAVVNNAGIVRDKMFHKLTPEDFDAVVKVHLYGCFNLSHAAARHFREQGGGSLINMTSNSAVIGNRGQANYCAAKLGVVGLSKAMALDMAAFNVRSNCIAPLAWSRMTETIPAKTEEQARHVEKIRRMGPETIAPLICHLASDASADVSGQVFAIRLNEIFLMSQSRPVRSVHRSDGWTTESIAGHGMAALRASFMPLDTSAQVFAWDPV from the coding sequence ATGCTGGAAGGCAAAGTAGTGGTCGTCACCGGCGCGGCCAACGGCATCGGCCGCGCCGCGGCGGTGGCCCTGGCCGCGCAAGGCGCGCGCGTGGTGGTCAATGATCTGAATGTGTCGCTGGACGGCACCAGCGCCTCGCAGAGCACGGCCGCGCAGGTGGTCGAGGAAATCCGCGCCGCCGGCGGCGAGGCCATCGCCAATGGCGATTCGGTGGCTGAATACGCCAGCGCGCAGCGCATCATCGAGGCTGCCGCCGACGCCTACGGCCGGGTGGACGCGGTGGTGAACAACGCCGGCATCGTGCGCGACAAGATGTTCCACAAGCTCACGCCCGAAGATTTCGACGCCGTGGTCAAGGTGCATCTGTACGGCTGCTTCAACCTCAGTCACGCCGCCGCGCGCCACTTCCGTGAACAGGGCGGCGGCAGCCTGATCAACATGACCTCCAACTCGGCGGTGATCGGCAACCGCGGCCAGGCCAACTATTGCGCCGCCAAGCTCGGCGTCGTCGGCCTGTCCAAGGCCATGGCGCTGGACATGGCCGCCTTCAACGTGCGCTCGAACTGCATCGCCCCCCTGGCCTGGAGCCGCATGACCGAAACCATCCCGGCCAAGACCGAGGAGCAGGCGCGCCACGTCGAGAAGATCCGCCGCATGGGACCCGAGACTATTGCGCCGCTGATCTGCCACCTGGCGTCGGACGCTTCCGCCGACGTGTCCGGCCAGGTGTTCGCGATCCGCCTGAACGAGATCTTCCTGATGAGCCAGTCACGCCCGGTGCGCTCGGTGCACCGCTCGGACGGCTGGACCACGGAAAGCATCGCCGGACACGGCATGGCCGCGCTGCGCGCCTCCTTCATGCCGCTGGACACGTCCGCCCAGGTGTTCGCCTGGGATCCGGTCTGA
- a CDS encoding Zn-ribbon domain-containing OB-fold protein: MSEVRIGSLSPEAYFAEALRAGRLEVQMCRSCGLSFFFPRTHCTHCRSQEYAWRPMRAGATLYSYSEIPATPQAPARNVILADMDEGFRMMSTLLDEGELRIGMRLMARPDPQRARVVFGKEAP, from the coding sequence ATGAGTGAGGTCCGCATCGGCTCGCTGTCGCCGGAAGCCTATTTTGCCGAGGCGCTGCGCGCGGGACGGCTGGAGGTCCAGATGTGCCGCAGCTGCGGGCTCTCGTTCTTTTTCCCGCGCACGCACTGCACCCACTGCCGCTCGCAGGAATACGCCTGGCGGCCCATGCGCGCCGGCGCCACGCTCTATTCCTATTCCGAGATCCCGGCCACGCCGCAGGCGCCCGCGCGCAACGTGATCCTGGCCGACATGGACGAAGGCTTCCGCATGATGTCCACGCTGCTGGATGAAGGCGAGCTGCGCATCGGCATGCGGCTGATGGCCCGGCCCGACCCGCAGCGCGCCCGGGTGGTGTTCGGAAAGGAAGCGCCATGA
- a CDS encoding acetyl-CoA acetyltransferase, translating to MTDWNKNLRGAIAITGCATAGIGDAGGLNELEITSLAVHAAVRDAGLRMEDIDGLMSASLSSSMWLNKLSEYLGLYPRFMDSTQIGGASFVGHLLVAAAAIQAGLCRNIVIAYGAAPRGGNGVSATSGARARLDPFPYEEPFQPFNPPTSYALATRRHMHEYGTTREQLAEVAVAARAWARLNPEAYKREPLSIADVLAARVISSPLTARDCCLVTDGAGAIVVTAADRADAARPVYVQGTAMAHSHRQIACMADLTRTVAGQSADLARERAGVALADIDLVQLYDAFTINPVLFLEDMGFCAKGEGGAFVSGGRIAPGGELPVNTNGGGLSCVHPGMYSMFGLVEAVRQLRGECGERQVKQARTALVHGNGGVLSAQATTVLTNWMD from the coding sequence ATGACGGACTGGAACAAGAACCTGCGCGGCGCCATCGCCATCACCGGCTGCGCCACGGCAGGCATCGGCGACGCAGGCGGCCTGAACGAGCTGGAGATCACCTCGCTGGCGGTGCACGCCGCCGTGCGCGACGCCGGCCTGCGCATGGAGGACATCGACGGCCTGATGAGCGCCAGCCTGTCCTCGTCGATGTGGCTGAACAAGCTCTCCGAATACCTGGGCCTGTACCCGCGCTTCATGGACAGCACCCAGATCGGCGGCGCCTCATTCGTCGGCCACCTGCTGGTCGCCGCAGCGGCGATCCAGGCCGGCCTGTGCCGCAACATCGTGATCGCCTACGGCGCCGCCCCGCGCGGCGGCAACGGCGTCTCCGCGACTTCCGGCGCCCGCGCGCGGCTGGATCCGTTTCCCTACGAGGAACCGTTCCAGCCCTTCAATCCGCCGACCAGCTACGCGCTGGCGACACGCCGCCACATGCATGAATACGGCACCACCCGCGAGCAATTGGCCGAAGTGGCAGTGGCCGCGCGCGCCTGGGCGCGGTTGAACCCGGAAGCCTACAAGCGCGAGCCCCTGTCCATCGCCGACGTGCTGGCCGCGCGGGTGATCTCCTCGCCGCTGACCGCGCGCGACTGCTGCCTGGTGACCGATGGCGCGGGCGCCATCGTGGTCACCGCCGCAGACCGCGCCGATGCCGCCCGGCCCGTGTACGTCCAGGGCACTGCCATGGCGCATTCGCATCGGCAGATCGCCTGCATGGCCGACCTGACGCGCACCGTGGCGGGACAGAGCGCGGATCTGGCGCGCGAGCGGGCCGGCGTGGCGCTGGCCGATATCGACCTGGTGCAGCTCTATGACGCCTTCACCATCAATCCCGTCCTGTTCCTGGAGGACATGGGGTTCTGCGCCAAAGGGGAAGGCGGCGCCTTCGTGTCGGGCGGACGCATCGCCCCTGGCGGCGAACTGCCGGTGAACACCAACGGCGGCGGGCTGTCCTGCGTCCACCCCGGCATGTACAGCATGTTCGGCTTGGTGGAAGCGGTGCGCCAGTTGCGCGGCGAATGTGGCGAACGGCAAGTGAAACAGGCGCGCACGGCGCTCGTGCACGGCAATGGCGGGGTGTTGAGCGCCCAGGCCACGACCGTGCTGACCAATTGGATGGACTGA
- a CDS encoding CaiB/BaiF CoA transferase family protein — protein sequence MAGPLAGVRVIDMTSVAMGPYGTQILADMGAEVIKVEAPEGDVFRASAPAMSPGMGPAYLNLNRNKYSLTLDAKTAADRDSLLRLIDGADVFVSNVRPAALARLGLDADALRARNPRLIHCAAVGFGQDGPYAARPAFDDIIQAMSGLADLQGRNSGAPAYVNTILADKVAGLTLAYAIPMALYERERSGEGQAIEVPMFETLVSFTLIEHMSGHSFVPPQGPMGYSRVLSPQRRPYRTRDGYLALLPYTDAQWRRFFALAERADLAADARYVDAASRARHFDELYQDLADIVALRGTEEWLALLADADIPHSRVNAPEALFEDPHLKATGFFQRVEHPTEGPLMAAGIPVRFSRTPGDIRRQAPRQDADRDMLKPAR from the coding sequence ATGGCCGGCCCGCTCGCGGGCGTGCGCGTCATCGACATGACCTCGGTGGCCATGGGGCCGTACGGCACGCAGATCCTGGCCGACATGGGGGCCGAGGTGATCAAGGTCGAGGCGCCCGAAGGCGACGTGTTCCGCGCCTCGGCTCCGGCGATGAGTCCGGGCATGGGGCCGGCCTACCTGAACCTCAACCGCAACAAGTACAGCCTGACGCTGGACGCGAAGACGGCGGCAGACCGCGACAGCCTGCTGCGCCTGATCGACGGCGCGGACGTGTTCGTGTCCAACGTGCGTCCCGCGGCGCTGGCGCGCCTGGGCCTGGATGCGGACGCGCTGCGCGCGCGAAATCCGCGCCTGATCCATTGCGCGGCGGTGGGTTTCGGCCAGGACGGTCCCTACGCCGCGCGTCCGGCTTTCGACGACATCATCCAGGCCATGAGCGGACTGGCTGACCTGCAGGGCCGCAACAGCGGCGCGCCCGCTTACGTCAACACGATTCTTGCCGACAAGGTCGCGGGGCTGACGCTGGCTTATGCCATCCCCATGGCCCTGTACGAGCGCGAGCGTTCGGGCGAGGGGCAGGCGATAGAAGTCCCCATGTTCGAAACCCTGGTCTCCTTCACCCTGATCGAACACATGAGCGGCCACAGCTTCGTGCCGCCGCAGGGGCCGATGGGTTACAGCCGGGTGCTGTCGCCGCAGCGGCGTCCCTACCGCACGCGCGACGGCTACCTGGCGCTTCTGCCTTACACCGATGCGCAGTGGCGGCGCTTCTTCGCCCTGGCCGAACGCGCCGACCTGGCGGCGGACGCGCGTTATGTCGACGCGGCCTCGCGCGCGCGGCACTTCGACGAGCTCTACCAGGACCTGGCGGACATCGTCGCGCTGCGCGGCACCGAGGAATGGCTGGCGCTGCTGGCGGATGCGGACATCCCGCATTCGCGCGTGAATGCGCCTGAAGCCTTGTTCGAGGATCCGCACCTGAAGGCGACGGGCTTCTTCCAGCGCGTGGAGCACCCCACCGAAGGACCGCTGATGGCGGCCGGCATTCCGGTGCGCTTCTCGCGCACGCCGGGCGACATCAGGCGCCAGGCGCCGCGCCAGGACGCCGATCGCGATATGCTCAAGCCTGCGCGCTGA
- a CDS encoding LysR family transcriptional regulator, which translates to MGITLRQLRAFCAVYELKNFTRAAEALNLTQSTVSKLCSELEKAIGMALFERSARGVELLEGAPELYAYAQETFGSLRAAERSLSSLAGLERGEVSIAASPIMMHTLIAPVVAQFHARHPNIVFDLHELTGDEATEHVLHGKADLGLVAMESQDPRLDCRVVYRGPMFAVVPAGHPLAQHEETRWRELARYPHILLRGTYTVRRKMDQILQEQGLTVRSVAQTGSLTTAFAMIRGGMGITVMPGYVRHVCQEMGLKALSIADRPQALHELSVLRRADYRLSRAAAAFLAAFEAHLAEQGQPAAAGNSSLS; encoded by the coding sequence ATGGGTATCACGCTGCGCCAGCTCCGGGCCTTCTGCGCCGTATACGAGCTGAAGAACTTCACCCGCGCCGCCGAGGCGCTCAACCTGACGCAGTCCACCGTCAGCAAACTCTGCTCCGAACTGGAGAAGGCGATAGGCATGGCGCTGTTCGAACGCTCGGCGCGCGGCGTCGAACTGCTGGAGGGCGCGCCCGAGCTGTATGCCTATGCGCAGGAAACCTTCGGTTCGCTGCGCGCGGCCGAACGCAGCCTGAGCAGCCTGGCCGGCCTGGAGCGCGGCGAGGTCTCCATCGCGGCCTCGCCCATCATGATGCACACGCTGATCGCGCCGGTGGTGGCGCAATTCCACGCACGACATCCCAACATCGTCTTCGACCTGCATGAACTCACCGGCGACGAAGCCACCGAACACGTGTTGCACGGCAAGGCCGATCTCGGCCTGGTGGCCATGGAAAGCCAGGACCCCAGGCTGGATTGCCGCGTCGTCTACCGCGGCCCCATGTTTGCCGTGGTGCCCGCCGGCCACCCCTTGGCGCAGCACGAAGAGACGCGTTGGCGCGAGCTGGCCCGCTACCCGCATATCCTGCTGCGCGGCACCTATACCGTGCGCCGCAAGATGGACCAGATCCTGCAGGAACAGGGACTGACAGTGCGCAGCGTGGCTCAGACCGGCAGCCTGACCACCGCCTTCGCCATGATCCGCGGGGGCATGGGCATTACCGTCATGCCGGGCTATGTACGCCACGTCTGCCAGGAGATGGGCCTGAAGGCGCTGAGCATCGCCGACCGGCCCCAGGCCCTGCACGAGCTGTCCGTCCTGCGCCGGGCCGACTACCGGCTGTCGCGCGCCGCGGCCGCGTTTCTCGCCGCCTTCGAGGCCCATCTCGCTGAACAGGGACAGCCCGCCGCGGCCGGCAATTCATCTCTTTCTTGA
- a CDS encoding enoyl-CoA hydratase yields MTAPIPAFSHALVTRDERGVYTLQIHDAKSLNILASAVTLSLTEAARWIAAQDDARAVVIRGTGERAFVGGANIYEMAELDPQGAREFITRLRDLCDAVAAIPVPTIARIPGFCLGAGMELAAACDIRLGSADAVFGMPEVRVGIPSVIHAVLLPAIIGPGPTNWLLLTGETVDAAQARQWGFLEFVSETGALDALVERTVAPIAESGPIAVRSQKALLRYWSESTVQAGLDRSVAAFGEAFTTDEPRRYMAPFVNRKKQQEAK; encoded by the coding sequence ATGACTGCGCCTATTCCCGCCTTTTCCCATGCCCTCGTGACCCGCGACGAGCGCGGCGTCTACACCCTGCAGATCCACGATGCCAAGAGCCTGAACATCCTGGCCTCGGCGGTCACCTTGAGCCTGACCGAGGCCGCCCGCTGGATCGCGGCGCAGGACGATGCCCGCGCGGTGGTCATCCGCGGCACGGGCGAGCGCGCCTTCGTGGGCGGCGCCAACATCTATGAAATGGCCGAACTCGATCCGCAGGGCGCGCGCGAATTCATCACGCGGCTGCGCGACCTGTGCGACGCCGTGGCCGCGATTCCGGTGCCCACCATCGCCCGCATTCCAGGCTTCTGCCTGGGCGCCGGCATGGAGCTGGCCGCGGCTTGCGACATCCGCCTGGGATCGGCGGACGCGGTCTTCGGCATGCCCGAGGTGCGCGTGGGCATCCCGTCCGTGATCCATGCCGTGCTGCTGCCGGCCATCATCGGCCCCGGCCCCACCAACTGGCTGCTGTTGACTGGCGAGACCGTGGACGCGGCCCAGGCCCGGCAGTGGGGCTTCCTGGAATTCGTCAGCGAAACCGGCGCGCTCGACGCGCTGGTCGAACGCACGGTGGCGCCCATCGCCGAAAGCGGCCCGATCGCCGTGCGCTCGCAGAAAGCGCTGCTGCGCTACTGGAGCGAGTCCACGGTGCAAGCCGGCCTGGACCGCAGCGTGGCGGCGTTCGGCGAAGCCTTCACCACCGACGAGCCGCGCCGCTACATGGCGCCTTTCGTCAACCGCAAGAAGCAGCAGGAGGCCAAGTAA
- a CDS encoding Bug family tripartite tricarboxylate transporter substrate binding protein: MTLKPGLKQLLTLLAVLPAIAAADTYPAKPVTLVVAYAPGGMTDILTRRIAADLQTRLGKPFVVENKPGATGQIATEYVSRQKPDGYTILVGATSHVINPAMKKLPYNARKDFAPVALLAVSPNFLLVNANQGIKTFADFKAYAQKQASVPYGTAGTGGAPHIVGELLRAQSGLPLMHVSYRGAGPAMTDLVSGQVPFGMAESVTANAYLQSGKIVPLAIASAQRQSRYPDVPTLNELGYKGFDLSTWVGVYAPAGTPADIVQTLNSEIRKSVMQPATQEYIRSTGSEPGDLDLAQYQKFVSDEMDKWQAVISQAGVKDE, translated from the coding sequence ATGACACTCAAGCCTGGCCTGAAGCAGCTGCTGACGCTGCTGGCCGTCCTTCCCGCCATTGCCGCCGCCGACACCTATCCGGCCAAGCCCGTCACCCTGGTGGTGGCCTATGCCCCGGGCGGCATGACCGACATCCTGACGCGCCGCATCGCGGCCGATCTGCAGACCCGCCTGGGCAAGCCCTTCGTGGTCGAGAACAAGCCGGGCGCGACCGGCCAGATTGCCACCGAGTACGTGTCGCGGCAGAAGCCGGACGGCTACACCATCCTGGTGGGCGCGACCAGCCACGTGATCAACCCCGCCATGAAGAAGCTGCCCTACAACGCCCGCAAGGACTTCGCTCCCGTGGCGCTGCTGGCCGTCAGCCCCAACTTCCTGCTGGTCAATGCCAACCAGGGCATCAAGACTTTCGCCGACTTCAAGGCCTATGCGCAGAAGCAGGCCTCGGTACCCTACGGCACGGCCGGCACCGGCGGCGCGCCCCACATCGTGGGCGAACTGCTGCGCGCACAGAGCGGCCTGCCGCTGATGCACGTGTCCTATCGCGGCGCGGGTCCCGCCATGACGGATCTGGTGTCGGGCCAGGTGCCCTTCGGCATGGCTGAATCCGTGACCGCCAACGCCTACCTTCAGTCAGGCAAGATCGTGCCGCTGGCCATCGCCTCGGCGCAGCGGCAATCCCGCTACCCCGACGTCCCCACGCTCAACGAACTGGGCTACAAGGGCTTCGACCTCAGCACCTGGGTAGGCGTCTACGCACCGGCCGGCACGCCCGCCGACATCGTGCAGACGCTGAACAGCGAAATCCGCAAGTCGGTGATGCAGCCCGCCACGCAGGAATACATCCGCTCGACCGGCTCCGAACCCGGCGACTTGGATCTGGCCCAATACCAGAAGTTCGTCAGCGACGAAATGGACAAATGGCAGGCCGTCATCTCCCAGGCCGGAGTCAAGGATGAGTGA